From Deltaproteobacteria bacterium:
AAGATACTCTAACTATGGAGTGATTCAAATGACAAAAATACCAAAATGCATGAGCACCCAACACCCTGATAATGTAAATTCCCCGTTTTTTGCAGAGAACACTGAACTTGGCGGAGAGGATGAAATACAGGAAGCATATTATGCATTCTCTCATTTAGGCTGCGATGAACAGATGTGGGATTGTGAAGGTAAGGAAGTTGATAATTATGTAGTTAAAAAACTGTTGGCAAAGTATGAGTCCTTCTTCAGAGACAAGAAACTGGGTAGAGACTTATTCATAACTCTAAGAGTACCCAACCCCACCGTAGAAAAGGCTGAAGCAAAAATATTATTGGAAACATTGGAAAGCATACCCAGGTCTTTTGATGCTGCTAAATTATTTTATCAAGAGGATACACCACCTATCTTTGAAGTTATCCTGCCAATGACAGCATCATCTAAATGTATTGATAGAGTTTACAGGTATTATTGTGATTTTGTTGTGGGAAAACAGAATAGACCATTTAGAGAAGGAGATATAACAATCGCTGAATGGATTGGAGAATTCAAGCCTGAAAGAATTAATGTTATACCTCTTTTTGAAGACATGGAACATATGCTTGATGCACACAACATGACCAGAGAATATTTGCAAGGCAAGAATGTAGAATATCAAAGGGTTTTCTTGGCAAGGTCAGACCCGGCAATGAATTATGGACTCATCAGTGCTGTTCTTTTAAATAAGATTGTTCTTCAGAGATTGCAAAAATTGTCGCAAGATATAGGTGTTGAGATTTATCCTATTGTGGGTGTGGGTTCAGCTCCTTTCAGAGGCAATCTCAAACCATCGACAGTAGAAAGAGTTATGGAGGAATATCCCAGCAGCCATACATTTACTATTCAATCTGCATTCAAATATGACAATTCTCCTGATAAAGTCAGAGAAGCTATAATAAAACTGCAGGAAAGAAAAACAGCTTTACCTCAAGAAATAGATGAAAGGAAATGCTTGGAGATAATTAGAAAATATTCCGAAGAATATAGAAGACAAGTGATAGCTTTAGCACCAACAATTAATGAAGTCGCAAGATATGTTCCAAGCAGGAGAAAAAGGAAATTGCATATAGGTCTTTTCGGCTACTCGCGTGAGGTTGAAGGAATTAGTTTGCCAAGAGCGATAACATTTACGGCTGCACTCTATTCCATAGGTTTGCCGCCGGAAATTTTGGGCTGGAATGCTCTGGATGAAGATGACATGCAATTTCTAAGAGAGGGTTATGTGCATTTTGAAGATGATTTAAGGGATTCTCTCAAATATTTTAACCCAAGTACGGGTTTTTTACCAAAAGGTCTTGAAGCAGTAGTTAGAGATATCCCAGATTTTGAGACTGACGAAGAGCATAGAGAACTAACGGATTATATTGCAGGTTCATTAATGGAAAATAGGGCTGAAAATTTAGGAGAGTATGTTCTAAGAGCAGCAAATTTGAGAAAGTTCTTAGGGTAATGCTGATTGGGTAGAACTTCGCACAACAGCGGATAAAAGGAAAATCAAAGATTTCCCCCAATTGCCTTCGGCAACTTCTTTTATCCGCAAAACGTTAGTCGATTTATTTCAAGATGAAGTAACCAACTGGGTACCTTTAACTATTCTGTTTATTTGCGTTTCAAATAAAAGGCGTAGATTTTTGCTATTATCTGTAATTTCCAACCCATCACAAATGTTTTAATATGGTTTTCGTATCTTCACCTCTGTTGATCACTATCATTCAGCCAGGAATGAGGTTAATGTCAGATTTAATGTAAACTTTCGGGCAATAAAAAGGCCCCTATTTTTTGGGGACCCTAATTAGTGGTGAAATCAACCCCGCTCTAAATTTCCACATATAAAGACGCAACCTTAAAATTTTTTCTCGAAAAATATTGTAAGGCTTTGAAATTGGCAAGATATATGCGGTCTTAAATTCAGAGGCTCAACCTCAATATAATGTATACGTGTTTTCGGAGTGAGAGGCCTCATGCTCTAACTATTCACCTCCTTTAAAAATGATGTCTATGTCCACTTCTGGCGCCTCTTCAAAGGCCTCTTCGTAGTCCATTTCATAGACTGGCAAGGATTTATATACCTTTTTTGCCTGCTCTTTTGATATCGCTTCTAATGTTTCCTTTTTTTCTCCCAATCTTATCTGGTAATACACAAAAAACCGGCCTTCAAGGGTTTTAAAAAGAGTTCGTGACACCCCATATTCATGGCCCCAATTGTCGCTCGTGGCCACAACTTTTGCTTTGCCTGTGTCATACAGTTCACCATTAATAATCTTTTCCATCACTTTCACCTCTCTTCCCCCCAAAAAGGCGGGCAGACCACTAGGTAGAAATTTGTGCTCCTACTCGTAGTAGCTAATATCCAATAAGTGGCATCTTCTTTAAGAAAGGTTCAAATTGGTTGTGACTTTGTAGTTGAAATGAAAATTTTTAAAATAAATGAAAATTTACCCTTAACAGATTTACAAATTTTATCATATTTAACCATGCTCGGGCAATAAAAAAGGCCCCTTTGGAGGGCTGGCTTATCACATGTATTTTGTAGGTTTGAGCCTGATTTTACATTCTAAAGATAATACCTCTTCTCGCCAGGGAATAGGCGAAAACCCGAAGGAGCTGAAGATTGTGTATCGCAACTCACCGCCACTGATGAGGTTCTGGACGAAGCAGTCGTCACTCCGGTGATGCTTTTGCGATTTGATGTAGTACTATATCCTTATAAGCTTTCCGGAATTTGTCGCAAATCTCTGTATCCTTTCTATCACAGGAAGTCATTGACAAAGCACTGATGATCATGAGCGCACGGGACACCCTTCACGTTTACCGCGCAGGGGATCATCCTGCTCTCGGCCCACGCCACAGCCGCCAGCAACTTCACCGATATCCCCGTATGTGAGGACGCATATTCCAGTACGTCCTCGATCATCGTCATCCTCTCCTTTATGGTCTCCTCTATGGGGGAAACCTCTACGGGAACCTTTGATATCTCCTCATTGGCAGGGTCATTCTTCTCCTTGTTGCGGCCTCCCGTCTCATCTGACACCCGCACGGAGCCCATACCCTCCAGGACGGAATGCATCTGGGCCAGCAGTCTATGATACCTCGCCACCACTCTAATCATCCCCGGCCTTTCGCTTACTAACTGAAGCCGTCCTGCGGTGCCAGGGAAGTCCACATCCCCCTTAACAGCTACCTCCTTCTCCATTTCCAAGACAACAAGGGTAAACTCATCATAGACCTCCTCTATCTTCATCGTCACTGAGTCATACGGTGCACTGAAAGTGTGCGTGTAAAATCAGTTTATCCCTGGTTATATAGGTCTCTTCGGGGGGCCGAGAGTGGATTTGAGGGCAACCTTCTGTGGCTTTGCATTTGAAATGAGAATCTTTTTAAGTGTATTAGCACCTTATGTTTTCCCTGCAAAGTTCATGCTATATCTAAAGTATGGTTGCACAGGGGGACCTTCACCATCTGGGAAGTTCTGATTCCCTCGGAATGCTATTTTGAATTCTGACCCCTCATCACTAAAGAACTGGCCCCCAAGGAAGCCAGCAGATATTTGCAGTGAGATCTACGACTCTTCATCCAACCTGTCACTATCTTTCTTTTTCCCTTTCCTTGACAATGATCAAACCCTCGCTATACTTTTTAAAAAAAGGTTGTGCACAGCCAAAAAAGCAGGGAGGGAAGGAAAGAGATGGACTTAATGGAACCAGTCAAGATACGGGCTTTGAGCTATAGCGATCTGGATGCCATCGTGGAGATAGATAAGGAGGTATTGGGAAAAGAGAGGTCCGACTATTGGAGTATGAAGATAGAGCTTTCGGAGAACAGGTCGCCCATGGCCTCTTTAGTGGCGGAATTAAATGATAAGGTGGTGGGGTTCATCCTGGGGGATGCCAGTGGATGGGAATACGGTATCCCCGATACGGTAGGCTGGATCGATACTATTGGAATCCACCCCAAGTACCAGAAAAAGGGGATCGCCAGGATCCTTTTCAAGGAGATGGCGGCCAATTTGAAGAAGGTGGGGGTGGATACCATCTATACCTTTGTAAACTGGAAGGATTGGGACCTACTGCACTTCTTCGATAAGATGGGTTTCCAAAAAGGTGATATGATCCATATAGAGCTTAAACTCTAGGAGTAGCGTATTTCTTTAAAAGGGGGAGAGTGGAGGGCTTTAAAATAGAGCCCCCCACTCTTTTGTGGTGAGGAGGTGTTATTATTTCTTCTTCGGAAAGACCTCCGGTACCAGATCGGGATACGGAGTAAGTTTGGCGAGCTGACGCCGGTACTCGAGAAAATCGATCTCGCGGCGTCCTTCAATCAGCTTCTGAGAACTAACGTTAAATGCGTTAAAGCCAAGGAAGGCCTCGGTATTCATGTTGGCAGCAAGCCAGTATAACTGGTACTGTTTCTCAGCATCCCAGAAGAACTTCTTCCTCATCCTTACACTCTCTATAGTCGTCATCAGGCAGAGGTAGGTGGTCTGGTTTAGTGTCCAGATCATTTCGTTGACGTAATTATCGAGCAGCGTCCAGTCGGTCTGGAGCTCCTTGAGCATTGCCTGGCCCTCCTTGTACTCTGCACCTTTCTTGAACTCGCCGTAGACAATTTCGCCGTTTTCAACGTAGTTGTCAGTGATAACTCGAGGGTCACGGACCCACTCACCTTTGGCGTTTTTCTTTATGGGAAGGGCCTTGGTGATGGCGCCGAGGCGCTCCATCTTGTAGGCGCTCCACTGCTCATTGGAGGTCGCCTGCCACATGGCGTGTTCCATAGTAAGGTTCCAGGTCAAGAAGTTGGTTGAGCCGCCAGTAGGTGTTGAACCATGTCTGGTACCAGCCTGGGCAAAGGTTGCGGTATCGGCTGCGACGGTGAAGTCACAGGCCTGGCCGATCTCCTG
This genomic window contains:
- a CDS encoding phosphoenolpyruvate carboxylase, which encodes MTKIPKCMSTQHPDNVNSPFFAENTELGGEDEIQEAYYAFSHLGCDEQMWDCEGKEVDNYVVKKLLAKYESFFRDKKLGRDLFITLRVPNPTVEKAEAKILLETLESIPRSFDAAKLFYQEDTPPIFEVILPMTASSKCIDRVYRYYCDFVVGKQNRPFREGDITIAEWIGEFKPERINVIPLFEDMEHMLDAHNMTREYLQGKNVEYQRVFLARSDPAMNYGLISAVLLNKIVLQRLQKLSQDIGVEIYPIVGVGSAPFRGNLKPSTVERVMEEYPSSHTFTIQSAFKYDNSPDKVREAIIKLQERKTALPQEIDERKCLEIIRKYSEEYRRQVIALAPTINEVARYVPSRRKRKLHIGLFGYSREVEGISLPRAITFTAALYSIGLPPEILGWNALDEDDMQFLREGYVHFEDDLRDSLKYFNPSTGFLPKGLEAVVRDIPDFETDEEHRELTDYIAGSLMENRAENLGEYVLRAANLRKFLG
- a CDS encoding GNAT family N-acetyltransferase; amino-acid sequence: MDLMEPVKIRALSYSDLDAIVEIDKEVLGKERSDYWSMKIELSENRSPMASLVAELNDKVVGFILGDASGWEYGIPDTVGWIDTIGIHPKYQKKGIARILFKEMAANLKKVGVDTIYTFVNWKDWDLLHFFDKMGFQKGDMIHIELKL
- a CDS encoding enoyl-CoA hydratase/isomerase family protein, encoding MLMDWWPRDNEEKDHHLWGDEFFGTEPPCTMYEKKPMIDPKTGEPVEGLYTAWITLNNPAQYGSYTTEMIKGVIAGMHKGSMDRDIVAIVFTSVGDRAFCTGGNTKEYAEYYTLRPMEYMQYMDLFSGMIDAILKARKPVICRCNGMRIAGGQEIGQACDFTVAADTATFAQAGTRHGSTPTGGSTNFLTWNLTMEHAMWQATSNEQWSAYKMERLGAITKALPIKKNAKGEWVRDPRVITDNYVENGEIVYGEFKKGAEYKEGQAMLKELQTDWTLLDNYVNEMIWTLNQTTYLCLMTTIESVRMRKKFFWDAEKQYQLYWLAANMNTEAFLGFNAFNVSSQKLIEGRREIDFLEYRRQLAKLTPYPDLVPEVFPKKK